A segment of the Coregonus clupeaformis isolate EN_2021a unplaced genomic scaffold, ASM2061545v1 scaf0053, whole genome shotgun sequence genome:
CCTGTATTTTTGGTTGTTTAGtttgtttgttttattaattatgtACTGTTATGACCTCCTTTTTGACCAGGCTGAGAGAGTCTCAGTAATTCAGTTTGTATTCACTAGTGGAGGATTTAAAAAGAAATTGACCTTGCAACCTGTTGTTGACTTCTTTATTTTGACACTCAACCCAAACTTGAAGAACCTGTGTATAATATATGATGGGCAAAACTCAACCTGGGGTGGCGTAGTGACATATGCCATTTTTGtgttatacatacagtatcttgATTATTACATGGATTTGTTATGATAAACTTTTATGTAATTGTAATTCAATTTATATATTTACATATATGGAAACTAATCTCTAGTTGTCGTTTCACTTTTGGTCATCCAATACTCAACAACTCTCCATCATAAAGGAAGTAAATTACAGTAGGCCTATTACAGTAAAATGTCTTATTTTCTACAGTAGAGAGATTAAATGTGGTGTACAGTACATGCTACAGATATTACTGTAcatgttttttaaagaaaatggGATTTAGGGCTGGATACAGCTACACAACAGTGCTACTGTGTGGCAGTAAACTGGGTACAACATCTCCCAGCAGAGTTAATTCAGTTCCTTTTCAGTTCCTGCTAATTTAAGTGTCTCATTTGTTATGGTCATCCTTGATGTAATATTATGGTAACGGCTGCTGGATGGTGGTCTCTGTAAGACTGTAACCTGGTTGACTTGATGCCGGGAGAGTTTTCCTATAGGGGAAAGTTGTTATAGATCAGACCTTATCGTTTCATAAACTTGGTATATTGACTTTGTTTTCTAGTGGAGATTCTCTGTTTTGGTTGATATAATGTTTTCTGCTATTACTCCACTAAACTTATCAGATGGAAGACTACAAAACAGTTAATAGACAATATAAAGTTATACTGTAAATATCAAATGAAAAGTAAACTCTCAAGGGTAAAGGAGTTGTAGAATAATTATATACAGCACAAACCAATACCTAAAGAGATTACAGATCACATCACTGTAATATTTACTCTTAAACGTATTGTAACTTTTTCACTCACCTCCTAATGCAAACCACTGTTATAATGATGATCAGTGTCAGAGTGATGGGGATCCCCACTGTCACCAACCCCCACAGTATGGGGGACAGACCATTTACTGCAGAGAAGAAACTACTGTGAGCTCTATAGGCCAGGGATAGCTTCACACTGGTGTACATACTGTCATTTGTTTCAATGGCAAATTTACAATAACAGGTGGCATAATCTTGATGTTATATTACAGACTAGACTAGAACAggaaacatactgtatattttcaATGCATCCCCTTGCACCTACTTTTCCCCACAGTCATGGTAACAGTAGAGCTCTGTGATCTATGCTTGTTCACCGCTACACAGCAGTACTTCCCACTGTCCTCATAGCTGATGTTAGTGATGCTGTAACTCTGCCCTGACCCTCTCAGTGAAGCTTGGGATTTTGTCCTCTGAAGCCAGGTGTAACGCTCTACTGCAGGGTTGGCATCACTGCTGCAGGTCAGAGTCACAGAGCTGCCCATCACTACCTCCCCAAAAGGATTGACTGACACTGATGTGTGCTTTGGAGCATCTGAAGGCAGAGAAaggtaaaacaaacaaaaaaagaagaaaaaaaaagaagaaagaagCTACTTTTACAGTATGGTTTCCTATATTTGGGTAACAATGAGAGATGTCTGGTACATACTTCCCTGTCTAAGTGGATCCCAAAAAACTCATGACAAACAGTGTTACTGATTCATTCATTGTCTCTGTGATTGGGATTTTAAAGTACTTACACTGGACATGAATAGACAACGCTGAGGAGTGGAGCGGTCTATTGGTGGTCAGGGCCTCACAGTAGTAGTTTCCACTGTCTGTTGCGCTGATGTTGGTGATGGTCATCGTCTGTCTCTTATCACCAGCCGTGTAGCCT
Coding sequences within it:
- the LOC123483248 gene encoding B-cell receptor CD22-like; translation: MTITNISATDSGNYYCEALTTNRPLHSSALSIHVQYAPKHTSVSVNPFGEVVMGSSVTLTCSSDANPAVERYTWLQRTKSQASLRGSGQSYSITNISYEDSGKYCCVAVNKHRSQSSTVTMTVGKSRCKGMH